In Winkia neuii, a genomic segment contains:
- a CDS encoding carbohydrate ABC transporter permease, which yields MSAKLEAKRVVSHTPRAKHTSVFASALRYFLLLMILCIVLLPVYVLFITSFKSGAEVNPSTAWSLPSEWKFDNWIRAWDALKGGIVRSLILVIPSSIISAILGSMNGFVLSRWKFPGSNIVFTLILFGMFIPYQAVMIPLMKLVVSAGQSLGVTPFGIPALMLLHIVYGIPICTLIFRNYYESVPEELVEAARVDGAGMLRTYGSVVLPISITSFVVVIIWQFTQAWNDFLFALFFGGSAQTGPVTLALNELAHGSIMADYGGSMAGALIASAPTLIVYIFLGKYFVSGMMSGSVKG from the coding sequence ATGAGTGCCAAATTAGAGGCTAAGAGGGTTGTCAGCCACACGCCGAGGGCGAAGCATACTTCGGTGTTCGCTTCAGCTTTGCGGTATTTTTTGCTGCTAATGATCCTCTGCATAGTGCTATTGCCCGTCTATGTCTTGTTCATTACTTCGTTTAAGAGCGGTGCCGAAGTTAATCCTTCTACTGCTTGGTCGCTGCCTTCAGAGTGGAAGTTCGACAATTGGATCCGGGCGTGGGATGCGCTGAAGGGCGGTATCGTACGCTCTTTGATATTGGTGATTCCGTCTTCGATAATTTCTGCGATTTTAGGGTCAATGAACGGATTCGTGCTTAGCAGGTGGAAGTTTCCAGGCTCGAATATTGTTTTCACGCTAATTTTGTTTGGGATGTTCATCCCTTACCAAGCGGTGATGATCCCTCTGATGAAATTGGTAGTCAGTGCGGGGCAATCATTGGGGGTTACTCCATTTGGTATTCCGGCACTGATGCTGTTGCACATTGTTTACGGTATTCCGATTTGTACGCTCATATTCCGTAATTACTACGAATCCGTTCCAGAGGAATTAGTCGAGGCCGCGCGCGTCGACGGGGCGGGGATGCTGCGTACTTACGGGTCTGTAGTACTACCGATTTCAATCACCTCATTCGTTGTGGTGATTATTTGGCAGTTTACTCAGGCTTGGAATGACTTCCTGTTTGCGTTGTTCTTTGGTGGTTCCGCTCAGACGGGCCCTGTGACGTTAGCGTTGAACGAATTGGCGCACGGCTCAATTATGGCTGACTATGGAGGTTCGATGGCAGGCGCTTTGATAGCTTCTGCGCCGACGCTGATCGTTTATATTTTCTTGGGTAAGTATTTCGTTTCGGGAATGATGTCCGGATCGGTTAAGGGATAG
- the purU gene encoding formyltetrahydrofolate deformylase, with translation MMLESVGSEDFVLTISCQDRPGIVHEVTGAIARAGGNVVQSQQFGDPDTGLFFMRVEICSDQGKDVLEGEVSKVAGEFSMQWNLYRAGERVRTILMVSKEGHCLADLLYRQDFQGLPIEVVAVVGNHPDLAPIAQFHSVLFICKPVTKINKAQVEAELLDLIESENVQLLVLARYMQILSDDICRKLAGAVINIHHSFLPSFKGARPYAQAHHRGVKLIGATAHYVTADLDEGPIIEQDVTRVDHADSTKDMVALGQDVERRVLARAVQFHAEHRVLLNGDRTVVFS, from the coding sequence ATGATGCTTGAATCTGTCGGAAGCGAAGATTTCGTACTTACTATTTCTTGCCAAGATCGTCCTGGCATTGTGCATGAGGTTACTGGGGCCATTGCGCGCGCGGGTGGAAACGTAGTGCAGTCTCAGCAGTTTGGAGATCCGGATACCGGCTTATTTTTTATGCGGGTAGAAATCTGTTCTGATCAAGGCAAAGATGTATTGGAAGGCGAGGTTTCCAAGGTTGCCGGCGAGTTTTCTATGCAGTGGAACTTGTATCGTGCTGGGGAACGCGTTCGGACGATATTGATGGTCTCCAAAGAAGGGCATTGTTTGGCAGATCTACTGTATCGGCAGGATTTTCAGGGGCTGCCTATTGAGGTCGTGGCTGTGGTGGGTAACCATCCTGATTTGGCCCCGATTGCGCAGTTCCACTCTGTTCTCTTCATTTGCAAGCCTGTCACTAAGATAAATAAGGCCCAGGTTGAGGCCGAATTGCTCGACTTGATTGAGTCTGAGAATGTGCAGCTGCTGGTCCTTGCCAGGTATATGCAGATACTAAGTGACGATATTTGTCGGAAGTTGGCTGGGGCAGTAATTAATATTCACCACTCGTTCTTGCCGTCGTTCAAGGGGGCTCGTCCGTATGCGCAGGCTCATCATAGGGGAGTAAAGCTGATTGGGGCTACGGCGCACTATGTGACGGCGGATTTGGACGAGGGGCCAATTATTGAGCAAGATGTGACGCGCGTGGATCATGCGGATTCGACCAAGGACATGGTGGCTTTGGGACAAGATGTGGAGCGCAGGGTGCTGGCGCGTGCGGTGCAGTTCCATGCCGAGCATAGGGTGCTGCTCAATGGGGATAGAACGGTAGTCTTCTCCTAA
- the glyA gene encoding serine hydroxymethyltransferase, producing MTDPLQQSLAELDPQIKEAVDAELARQRSTLEMIASENFVPQAVLECQGSVLTNKYAEGYPGRRYYGGCEHVDVVEQLAIDRAKELFGAEYVNVQPHSGAQANAAVLHALAKPGDTIMGLALDQGGHLTHGMKINFSGRLYNVAAYGVDKETLRIDMDQVRELALEHKPKVIIAGWSAYPRHIDFAAFRAIADEVGAYLWTDMAHFAGLVAAGLHPSPVPYSDVVSTTVHKTLGGPRSGMILSRDTKLAKKLNSAVFPGQQGGPLMHVVAAKAVAMKLAASDDFKDRQRRTLEGAKALAERLSREDVSEQGISLLTDGTDVHLVLVDLRNSSLNGQEGEDLLHRVGITVNRNTVPFDPRPASVSSGLRIGTPALATRGFGKEDFVEVADIIATALVQASSGAEVDEAGLRARVDRLTAKYPLYPELG from the coding sequence TTGACTGATCCCCTACAGCAATCTTTAGCTGAACTGGACCCCCAAATTAAAGAAGCGGTGGACGCCGAACTGGCCCGCCAGCGCTCGACCCTAGAAATGATCGCCTCGGAAAACTTTGTGCCCCAGGCGGTTTTGGAATGTCAGGGGTCGGTCCTAACTAACAAGTACGCTGAAGGATACCCGGGCCGTCGCTACTATGGCGGCTGCGAGCACGTCGACGTTGTGGAGCAGCTTGCCATTGATCGCGCCAAAGAGCTCTTCGGCGCCGAATACGTGAACGTTCAGCCCCACTCGGGCGCCCAAGCCAACGCCGCAGTGCTGCACGCGCTGGCAAAGCCCGGCGACACCATCATGGGCCTTGCTCTGGACCAGGGCGGGCACCTGACCCACGGCATGAAGATCAACTTCTCTGGCCGCCTGTACAACGTGGCCGCTTACGGCGTGGACAAGGAAACGCTCCGCATCGACATGGACCAGGTGCGCGAGCTCGCCCTCGAACACAAGCCGAAGGTAATCATCGCCGGCTGGTCGGCTTACCCCCGCCATATTGACTTTGCTGCCTTCCGCGCCATCGCAGACGAGGTCGGCGCCTACCTTTGGACCGACATGGCCCACTTCGCAGGCCTGGTAGCTGCGGGCTTGCACCCCTCGCCGGTGCCGTACTCGGACGTCGTGTCTACCACTGTGCACAAGACTTTGGGCGGCCCGCGTTCCGGCATGATTCTATCTCGCGACACTAAGCTCGCGAAGAAGCTCAACTCCGCAGTATTCCCCGGCCAGCAGGGTGGTCCCCTGATGCACGTGGTGGCTGCGAAGGCAGTAGCTATGAAGCTTGCTGCTTCTGATGACTTCAAGGATCGACAGCGCCGCACCCTGGAGGGCGCGAAGGCACTGGCTGAACGCCTAAGCCGTGAAGATGTTTCTGAGCAGGGCATCTCGCTGCTCACTGACGGCACTGATGTTCACCTGGTGCTTGTCGACCTACGTAACTCTTCTTTGAATGGGCAAGAAGGCGAAGATCTGCTTCACCGCGTTGGCATCACCGTAAACCGCAACACCGTACCGTTCGACCCACGGCCGGCTTCGGTGTCCTCTGGTTTGCGTATTGGTACCCCGGCTCTGGCCACGCGAGGCTTCGGCAAGGAAGATTTTGTCGAGGTAGCAGACATTATTGCTACCGCGTTGGTACAGGCATCCTCCGGGGCGGAAGTTGACGAGGCTGGTCTGCGTGCCAGGGTCGACAGGCTAACCGCGAAGTACCCGCTGTACCCCGAACTCGGCTAG
- a CDS encoding carbohydrate ABC transporter permease, which yields MSSSQVKLRKRKRSVGGIKQWGPALLLISPSLVLVGFFVYGLIGTNIYTSMLDNHTAGQLNGAEPVHFVGLDNFIALFKNQDFLWSFRNLIIFTVVFLLGTLILGFLWAWLLERPLKGDGIFRSVYMFPMAVSFIASGVVWRWLLNSGQGADASGLNRLFQSLGLGFLQNSWIASQKWAIIAIAVPAIWQLSGYIMALFLAGFRGIPDELREAARIDGANEWQLYKNIIFPQLTPVALSAVIIIGHMSLKSFDLIMAIADKNWYQTFVPAIDMYNAMTVNDHSRAAAIGTVLLLVVAALVIPYLIHDAKGQNKR from the coding sequence GTGTCATCTTCACAAGTGAAATTGCGTAAGCGGAAACGTTCTGTTGGAGGAATAAAGCAGTGGGGGCCGGCCCTGCTACTTATCAGCCCTTCGTTGGTGTTGGTTGGTTTCTTTGTTTACGGCCTTATTGGAACGAACATCTATACGTCCATGTTGGACAATCACACTGCCGGCCAGCTCAATGGGGCGGAACCTGTGCATTTTGTCGGGCTGGATAATTTTATTGCTCTATTCAAGAACCAGGATTTTTTGTGGTCATTTAGGAACCTGATAATTTTCACGGTAGTTTTCTTACTGGGCACGCTTATCTTGGGTTTCCTGTGGGCATGGCTGTTGGAGCGCCCTCTAAAGGGCGATGGCATTTTCCGATCTGTCTACATGTTCCCTATGGCCGTGTCGTTCATTGCTTCTGGCGTTGTGTGGCGGTGGCTGCTTAATTCGGGGCAGGGGGCTGATGCCTCTGGGCTGAATAGGCTATTCCAGTCGCTCGGGCTTGGATTTTTGCAGAATAGTTGGATCGCATCCCAAAAGTGGGCGATTATAGCTATTGCGGTTCCCGCGATTTGGCAGTTGTCGGGCTACATTATGGCGCTATTTTTAGCTGGCTTTCGTGGCATCCCAGACGAGCTCAGGGAGGCAGCCCGGATTGATGGAGCCAACGAGTGGCAACTGTATAAGAACATTATTTTCCCTCAGCTGACACCGGTCGCGTTGTCTGCGGTGATCATTATTGGGCACATGTCCCTCAAGTCGTTTGACCTGATTATGGCGATTGCTGACAAGAATTGGTATCAGACTTTCGTGCCCGCGATTGACATGTATAACGCGATGACGGTGAATGATCATTCGCGAGCCGCGGCTATCGGTACGGTCCTTCTCCTGGTGGTAGCTGCGCTGGTCATACCGTATTTGATCCATGATGCGAAGGGGCAGAACAAACGATGA
- a CDS encoding exodeoxyribonuclease III, with protein MKVASVNVNGIRAAFRKGMEDWINQADPDVLLLQEVRAPEDIVSSLLGSQWEVFAVPCRIKGRAGVAIAVKAGAGVLSRRDFLYEDDLDVDSGRWAEVTLDTVGPDGSSRPFTVVSAYLHSGELDSPKQEQKMAYLQKVSERLPQLEGACVVAGDFNVVRSEYDIKNWKPNHNKRSGVLDSEIAFLDSWMNGERWTDLTRHHLGEGVQAPYTWWSFRGRAFDNDAGWRIDYQMVTDTALPLAGPTWVDRASQHDSRWSDHAPLVAEYNLSYR; from the coding sequence CTGAAGGTCGCTTCTGTAAACGTAAACGGTATCCGGGCTGCTTTCCGCAAGGGCATGGAAGATTGGATCAATCAGGCTGATCCGGACGTGCTACTGCTTCAGGAGGTGCGTGCCCCGGAGGATATTGTGTCTTCGCTGTTGGGGTCGCAATGGGAGGTATTCGCCGTTCCTTGCCGGATTAAGGGGCGGGCCGGCGTTGCCATCGCGGTTAAGGCAGGGGCGGGCGTGCTCTCTCGGAGGGATTTCCTTTACGAGGACGACCTCGACGTAGATTCGGGCCGATGGGCCGAGGTCACCCTGGATACTGTGGGGCCGGACGGAAGCTCGCGCCCGTTTACGGTCGTATCTGCCTATCTGCATTCGGGGGAATTGGACAGCCCGAAGCAGGAGCAGAAGATGGCTTATTTGCAGAAGGTCTCTGAGCGCCTGCCGCAACTAGAGGGCGCGTGCGTGGTCGCCGGGGACTTTAATGTGGTGCGGTCGGAGTATGACATCAAGAACTGGAAACCGAACCACAACAAGCGCTCTGGTGTTTTAGACAGCGAGATTGCTTTCTTGGATTCTTGGATGAACGGGGAGCGGTGGACTGATCTGACTCGGCACCATTTGGGCGAGGGCGTGCAGGCCCCTTATACGTGGTGGTCCTTCCGAGGCCGTGCATTCGATAACGACGCGGGGTGGCGTATCGACTATCAGATGGTCACCGATACGGCGTTGCCCTTGGCGGGGCCCACGTGGGTGGACCGGGCCAGTCAGCACGATTCGCGCTGGTCGGATCACGCTCCGCTGGTTGCCGAATACAACCTGTCTTACAGGTAG
- a CDS encoding BMP family lipoprotein yields the protein MRKALVLTTTAALAFGLAACSNGQNGSEPASLDKACLVTNQAGPKDKGLNEASVNGLEAVRTDKKAPKTQVYETKNASEYQEKLQKAVSDKCSVIVAVGAQMAESVAKVAKEHEDARFALVDAKPIVDGKAVELDNVRPILFDTAQGTFVAGYLAAGTTTTGIVGTYVGRRTELTEAAASGLAEGIDHYNNAKGTSVALEGWDADGKSVFAVGDFANKDKAGQLTKALLDKKAGVIVPIAGVASEGTLSKIGNNQDLGLIWVGADGAKVFKDQKDHFVTSILKRVDRGVQAVVEGASSSSDSNAWIGTLENGGIQLASYGSYDSKLTPQLKDEVEELVSQLKSGQVKVQSSLAQED from the coding sequence ATGCGTAAAGCACTTGTACTGACCACTACTGCAGCACTTGCCTTCGGACTTGCTGCCTGCTCGAACGGGCAGAATGGCAGCGAACCCGCTTCTTTGGATAAGGCCTGCCTGGTGACTAACCAGGCAGGCCCCAAGGACAAGGGGTTAAACGAGGCATCTGTGAACGGGTTGGAGGCTGTCCGCACCGATAAGAAGGCCCCGAAAACCCAGGTCTACGAAACCAAGAACGCCTCTGAATATCAGGAAAAGTTGCAGAAGGCTGTTTCCGACAAGTGTTCGGTCATAGTCGCGGTAGGCGCCCAGATGGCCGAGTCGGTTGCAAAGGTCGCTAAGGAACACGAGGACGCTCGGTTCGCCCTCGTGGATGCCAAGCCCATCGTGGATGGGAAGGCAGTGGAGCTGGATAATGTCCGGCCGATCCTCTTTGATACCGCCCAGGGAACCTTTGTTGCCGGGTACCTGGCTGCGGGAACTACAACCACCGGTATTGTCGGCACGTATGTGGGCCGGCGTACCGAACTCACTGAGGCGGCTGCCTCTGGTCTTGCCGAGGGCATTGATCACTACAACAATGCGAAGGGCACCTCTGTAGCCCTGGAGGGCTGGGACGCCGATGGCAAGTCAGTCTTCGCGGTTGGCGATTTTGCTAATAAGGACAAGGCAGGCCAGCTGACCAAGGCGCTGCTGGACAAGAAGGCAGGGGTAATTGTTCCTATCGCGGGCGTTGCTTCTGAGGGAACCCTTTCCAAGATTGGCAATAACCAGGATTTGGGCTTGATCTGGGTTGGCGCGGACGGTGCGAAGGTGTTTAAGGATCAGAAGGACCACTTTGTCACCTCCATTTTGAAGCGCGTAGATCGCGGCGTGCAGGCCGTTGTCGAGGGCGCCTCTTCTTCTTCCGATTCGAATGCCTGGATCGGAACTTTGGAAAATGGGGGCATCCAGCTCGCCTCTTATGGATCCTACGATTCGAAACTTACGCCGCAGCTCAAGGATGAAGTAGAGGAGCTGGTCTCTCAACTGAAGAGTGGGCAGGTAAAGGTTCAGTCGTCGCTGGCACAGGAGGATTAA
- a CDS encoding YihY/virulence factor BrkB family protein yields the protein MTTAAQPYDHTYPESAHTLKSAFTEKGLKGKVGALSSWYKDSRIGRFLGRYGVQRGALLAGGISYTALFSLFAALAIGITIFMSLLGSNDELRESVFKAINSAMPGLITVDGKEGLVEPSSLVLSSPFTLPGIIALVSLLLSATRVMQALKVSIRDMFGITVMPVSAVSDKLRDLAGFIVIALSVLATAGVGVLASSAGGAIFSALGLSDGVGAFLVRILVLAGAALIDAGVFWMLVRFIAAVRVPKPDLIKGLVTFAVGSGILRWAGTSLVASVSDNPILASAAALATLLLWVNLLARVTLMVCAFMANPPRAALPANREHIHADETPNYITVTYPHTLTWPHQSLTGAIEPDPQNDPMAIEKRQRIPRWGGLVGKYKTWRLGHLRRKLQRAESNYYL from the coding sequence GTGACTACTGCCGCTCAACCCTACGACCACACCTATCCCGAATCAGCGCACACTCTAAAGAGCGCATTCACGGAGAAGGGGCTAAAAGGAAAAGTAGGGGCGCTCTCTTCCTGGTACAAAGACTCCCGCATCGGCAGGTTCCTTGGCAGGTACGGCGTACAGCGAGGCGCCCTCTTGGCAGGCGGCATTTCCTACACCGCACTATTTAGCCTGTTCGCTGCATTGGCCATAGGCATCACCATCTTCATGTCGCTACTAGGCTCAAACGACGAGCTGCGCGAATCCGTATTCAAGGCCATCAACTCGGCAATGCCCGGGCTGATTACGGTGGACGGCAAAGAAGGACTAGTGGAACCGAGCTCACTAGTGTTGTCTTCCCCCTTCACATTGCCGGGGATCATCGCCCTCGTGTCATTGCTGCTATCTGCAACCCGCGTAATGCAAGCACTAAAAGTGTCAATCCGAGACATGTTCGGCATTACCGTCATGCCCGTCTCTGCAGTCAGCGACAAACTACGCGACCTAGCAGGATTCATTGTCATCGCCCTGTCGGTGCTAGCAACGGCAGGCGTGGGCGTACTTGCCTCCAGCGCGGGTGGCGCAATCTTTTCCGCCCTCGGCCTATCAGACGGGGTAGGCGCATTTCTGGTGCGCATCCTCGTGCTTGCAGGGGCGGCCCTAATCGACGCCGGAGTTTTCTGGATGCTGGTGCGCTTCATAGCCGCCGTCAGAGTCCCCAAACCAGACCTCATCAAAGGTCTAGTCACCTTCGCTGTCGGGTCAGGCATCCTAAGATGGGCCGGCACCTCACTAGTGGCATCCGTCTCCGACAACCCGATCCTCGCCTCGGCCGCGGCACTAGCCACGCTGCTGCTATGGGTCAACCTCCTAGCCCGCGTCACACTGATGGTCTGCGCCTTCATGGCAAACCCGCCCAGAGCTGCCCTACCGGCAAACCGCGAGCACATTCACGCCGACGAAACCCCCAACTACATCACGGTCACGTACCCGCACACACTAACCTGGCCGCACCAGTCACTTACCGGCGCAATCGAACCGGATCCGCAAAATGATCCCATGGCAATCGAAAAGCGCCAACGCATCCCCCGCTGGGGCGGACTAGTAGGTAAATACAAGACCTGGCGTCTAGGGCACCTCCGCCGGAAACTCCAGCGGGCAGAATCTAACTACTACCTGTAA
- a CDS encoding ABC transporter substrate-binding protein, which produces MRRLVALAGVAALSLTLSACGGSGGDAKSSGGNNSDASQVDVVSWWSAGSEKEGLAALQKVLEKQHPETSFQNQAVSGGGGDQAKQKLQADLAAKNPPDSYQAHAGAELSEDIKAGYLEDLSGTYDKLKLREAFPKDLIDRLSVDGKIYSIPSNIHRANVTWVSKAALDKAGIDPSKAPADIDAWIADMEKLQKAGVKYPMAVGNSTWQLHLLETIMIADLGADGYQNLMDGKGDWRSAEVAKAFEHYAKIMNFADPSLLNEDWEPAMKGVINNDGTQAYTVMGDWTPPAFEAAGKKLNQDYFAWPVPGTQGVFDFLADSFTKPVGAKHAGGTDAWLDTISSKEGQIAFNSVKGSIPARSDLTEDEKDKFSEYQKTAMKSFSEDKIVSSVAHGAALPLKVTESMKKEALGKFTAGNFDAKQLQEQFAKSAETK; this is translated from the coding sequence ATGCGTAGATTAGTAGCGTTAGCCGGTGTGGCTGCACTTTCCCTAACCTTGTCTGCCTGTGGTGGCAGCGGTGGGGACGCGAAGTCGTCCGGCGGCAACAATAGTGACGCATCCCAGGTTGATGTTGTCAGTTGGTGGTCGGCTGGATCCGAAAAGGAAGGCCTAGCTGCTCTGCAGAAGGTTCTAGAGAAGCAACACCCTGAGACGAGTTTCCAAAATCAGGCAGTCTCTGGTGGCGGCGGCGATCAGGCAAAGCAGAAATTGCAGGCGGACCTTGCGGCAAAGAATCCGCCAGATTCATACCAGGCGCACGCGGGTGCTGAGCTCAGCGAGGACATTAAAGCTGGTTACCTAGAGGATTTGTCTGGCACCTACGACAAGCTAAAGCTTCGGGAGGCTTTCCCGAAGGACCTCATTGATCGTCTGTCGGTTGATGGCAAGATCTATTCCATCCCTTCAAATATTCACCGGGCGAATGTGACTTGGGTTTCTAAGGCCGCCTTGGATAAGGCTGGCATCGATCCGTCAAAGGCCCCGGCAGATATTGATGCGTGGATAGCCGACATGGAGAAGCTCCAGAAGGCCGGCGTGAAGTATCCGATGGCAGTAGGCAATTCGACCTGGCAGCTTCACCTGCTGGAAACCATCATGATCGCGGATCTGGGGGCTGACGGCTACCAGAATCTGATGGATGGCAAGGGAGACTGGCGGTCCGCCGAGGTTGCGAAGGCTTTCGAACATTACGCGAAGATTATGAACTTCGCTGACCCATCGTTGCTCAACGAGGACTGGGAGCCGGCAATGAAGGGCGTAATCAACAATGATGGCACCCAGGCCTACACGGTTATGGGCGACTGGACTCCGCCTGCGTTCGAAGCGGCTGGAAAGAAGTTGAACCAGGACTACTTTGCTTGGCCGGTGCCGGGTACCCAGGGCGTCTTCGATTTCCTAGCCGATTCTTTCACTAAGCCGGTGGGCGCTAAGCATGCGGGCGGTACAGACGCGTGGTTGGATACGATTTCTTCAAAGGAAGGCCAGATCGCTTTCAACTCCGTAAAGGGCTCGATCCCGGCTCGTTCTGATTTGACCGAGGACGAGAAGGACAAGTTCAGCGAGTACCAGAAGACGGCGATGAAGTCGTTTAGCGAGGACAAGATTGTCTCTTCTGTTGCGCACGGCGCTGCATTGCCGCTGAAGGTAACTGAATCTATGAAGAAGGAAGCTTTGGGCAAGTTCACTGCTGGGAACTTTGATGCCAAGCAGCTTCAGGAGCAGTTCGCAAAGTCAGCAGAAACTAAGTAA
- a CDS encoding bifunctional methylenetetrahydrofolate dehydrogenase/methenyltetrahydrofolate cyclohydrolase: MRFPWDGPASLMDGTAAARQIKAELAARVKALNEKGIYPGLGTILVGDDPGSKKYVAGKHRDCAEVGVTSHRIELPATASQQEVMAAVEQMNNDPEVTGFIVQLPLPDHVDTNAVLEAIDPAKDADGLHPVNLGRLVLRVGSPVDSPLPCTPRGIVELGRRNGINFDGANVCLVGQGLTVGRPLGLLLGRKDTNSTVTCCHIGTRNLAQHVRAADIVVSAAGVANLITPDMVAPGAAVFDVGVSRTVDPTTGKSKIAGDVADGVDQVAGKMSPNPGGVGPMTRVFLLANVVEAAERS; this comes from the coding sequence GTGCGTTTTCCGTGGGATGGTCCCGCCTCCCTGATGGACGGGACCGCCGCGGCTCGCCAGATAAAGGCTGAGCTTGCAGCGCGTGTGAAAGCCTTAAATGAAAAGGGAATTTACCCCGGCCTAGGAACGATCCTGGTTGGGGATGACCCGGGTTCAAAGAAATATGTTGCCGGCAAGCATCGCGATTGTGCAGAGGTGGGAGTCACCTCTCATCGCATTGAGCTTCCTGCCACGGCCAGCCAGCAGGAAGTGATGGCGGCGGTAGAACAGATGAACAACGACCCGGAGGTGACGGGGTTCATCGTGCAGTTGCCGCTACCTGATCACGTGGATACGAACGCGGTCTTGGAGGCGATCGATCCAGCTAAGGATGCTGATGGGCTTCATCCGGTAAACCTTGGCCGCCTGGTATTGCGGGTTGGTAGCCCGGTTGATTCGCCACTGCCGTGTACTCCGCGAGGGATCGTAGAGCTCGGCAGGCGCAATGGAATCAACTTTGATGGCGCAAATGTTTGCCTAGTTGGCCAGGGCCTTACCGTAGGCCGTCCGTTGGGATTGTTGCTTGGCCGTAAGGACACCAACTCCACTGTCACTTGCTGCCACATTGGCACGCGCAATTTGGCACAGCATGTGCGCGCAGCCGACATTGTGGTGTCTGCTGCGGGGGTGGCGAATCTTATTACCCCTGACATGGTTGCCCCGGGGGCAGCTGTGTTTGACGTCGGTGTTTCCAGAACCGTGGATCCCACTACCGGGAAGTCCAAGATCGCAGGTGACGTCGCCGATGGGGTAGACCAGGTAGCAGGAAAGATGTCTCCGAATCCTGGTGGTGTTGGCCCTATGACTCGTGTGTTCCTACTCGCAAACGTGGTGGAAGCAGCCGAGCGCAGTTAG